One window of the Labilibaculum sp. genome contains the following:
- a CDS encoding hydrogen peroxide-inducible genes activator, whose product MITITQLEYIVAVDTYRHFATAADKCFITQPTLSMQIKKLEEFLDINIFDRSKQPIIPTDVGKSIIEQARIILGDTKKINDIINDHKNSIVGSLKIGIIPTLAPFLLPMFIGDYIRNYPAIKVEVEEMVSEDIIKSLKKDKIDVGIFVTPAKEDKIKEKPLFYEEMMIYAHKDHELLKKSIIEVKDIATPEIWMLGDGHCFRNQVINLCEMHDLQHQELPFEFESNSLETLMKIVDKEGGFTLIPELATQYLPKDKLNQVKKFTNLHPLREVSLVYSRHYSKNKLLDLLAGSIQKIIPKDLLNSTRGTIVEWR is encoded by the coding sequence ATGATTACAATTACCCAGTTGGAATATATCGTTGCAGTTGATACATATCGTCATTTTGCAACTGCTGCTGATAAGTGCTTTATTACACAGCCTACGCTTAGCATGCAAATTAAAAAACTGGAAGAATTTCTGGATATTAATATATTTGATCGCAGCAAACAGCCAATTATCCCAACGGATGTTGGTAAATCTATAATAGAACAAGCCCGGATAATCTTAGGAGACACAAAAAAAATCAATGACATCATCAATGATCATAAAAATTCGATTGTGGGAAGTCTTAAAATAGGTATCATACCAACCCTTGCTCCATTCCTCCTGCCCATGTTTATTGGGGACTATATTCGAAACTACCCTGCCATTAAAGTAGAAGTAGAAGAAATGGTATCTGAAGATATAATAAAGAGTTTAAAAAAGGACAAAATAGATGTTGGCATATTTGTGACTCCAGCCAAGGAAGATAAAATAAAGGAAAAGCCCCTATTTTACGAAGAGATGATGATTTATGCACACAAAGATCATGAGCTTCTTAAAAAATCAATTATTGAGGTAAAAGATATTGCAACACCGGAGATATGGATGCTTGGTGATGGACACTGTTTCCGAAATCAAGTTATCAATCTGTGTGAAATGCACGATTTGCAGCATCAGGAATTGCCTTTCGAGTTTGAGAGTAATTCTTTAGAAACTTTAATGAAGATTGTGGATAAGGAAGGTGGTTTTACTTTGATTCCCGAATTAGCCACTCAATATTTACCCAAAGACAAGTTAAATCAAGTTAAGAAATTCACGAATCTACATCCTCTGCGAGAAGTTAGTTTGGTCTATTCCCGTCATTACTCAAAGAATAAATTACTCGATCTTTTAGCTGGAAGTATTCAAAAGATCATCCCGAAAGACCTTTTAAATAGTACAAGAGGAACAATTGTTGAATGGCGTTGA
- a CDS encoding MBL fold metallo-hydrolase — MEIYNIETGNFKCDGGAMFSVVPKLLWSRKYPSDEDNLCNCAMRSMLVVDGERKILIDNGTGDKQSAEFFKHHHLNGEADLLSSLANIGFQPTDITDVVFTHLHFDHCGGAVKHNEKGDGFELVFPNATHWVSKTQWNNFSSPNIREADAYFQENIVPIKEAGKLRFVEKEGELFPNFEVRLVNGHTPGLMVSIIKNENFTIVFAGDFIPTTANVPVKWLASYDLNPIASLHEKEVFLKEAVENNYILFFQHDIVTECCSLVQTPRGIKVDKCFSLADIK; from the coding sequence ATGGAAATATATAATATAGAAACAGGCAATTTTAAGTGCGATGGAGGTGCTATGTTCAGTGTGGTTCCAAAACTTCTTTGGAGTCGAAAATACCCAAGCGATGAAGATAATTTATGCAATTGTGCAATGAGAAGCATGCTTGTTGTTGACGGGGAGCGAAAAATACTGATCGATAATGGTACCGGAGATAAGCAAAGTGCTGAATTTTTTAAACATCATCATTTGAATGGAGAGGCTGATTTATTGTCTTCTCTTGCGAATATTGGTTTTCAGCCAACAGATATTACAGATGTGGTTTTTACTCATTTGCATTTCGATCATTGTGGTGGTGCTGTAAAGCATAATGAAAAGGGAGATGGTTTCGAACTGGTTTTTCCGAATGCCACACATTGGGTGAGTAAAACCCAATGGAACAATTTTAGCAGCCCAAATATTCGTGAAGCTGATGCCTATTTTCAGGAAAATATTGTTCCAATAAAGGAGGCTGGCAAATTGAGGTTTGTAGAGAAGGAGGGAGAATTATTTCCTAATTTTGAAGTTAGATTAGTGAATGGTCATACTCCAGGTTTGATGGTTTCTATTATTAAAAATGAAAACTTTACCATTGTGTTTGCCGGAGATTTTATTCCTACAACGGCTAATGTTCCTGTAAAATGGTTGGCCAGCTACGATTTAAATCCAATTGCATCATTGCACGAGAAAGAGGTTTTTCTAAAAGAAGCTGTGGAGAATAATTATATCTTATTTTTTCAGCACGATATAGTAACTGAGTGTTGCAGCTTAGTACAAACGCCCAGAGGTATAAAAGTTGATAAATGTTTTTCTCTTGCTGATATTAAATAA
- the upp gene encoding uracil phosphoribosyltransferase — protein MVVNTLGEKNSLFNQFIAEIRDINIQKDPLRFRRNLERVGEIFAYEISKKLDFTESSIQTPLGESLTNLPSCEVVVASILRAGLPLHTGLLNYFDRSENAFISAYRKYSDDGEFKINFEYISSPSIDGKVVILADPMLATGSSMELAYKAMLTKGTPKHVHIVAVIGSEDGVEFIKNKLPNENITIWMGAVDKGLNSKSYIVPGCGDAGDLAFGAKLG, from the coding sequence ATGGTGGTCAATACTTTAGGAGAAAAAAACTCTCTTTTTAATCAATTCATAGCTGAAATCAGAGATATAAATATTCAAAAAGATCCTCTTCGCTTTAGAAGAAATCTGGAAAGAGTAGGTGAAATTTTTGCTTACGAAATCAGTAAAAAATTGGATTTCACTGAAAGTTCAATACAAACTCCTCTTGGAGAATCACTTACAAACCTTCCTTCCTGCGAAGTTGTAGTAGCTTCTATTCTTAGAGCAGGTTTACCTTTACACACTGGTCTTTTAAATTACTTCGACAGATCGGAAAATGCCTTTATTTCTGCCTACAGAAAATATTCAGATGATGGAGAGTTCAAAATCAATTTTGAATACATCTCATCTCCATCGATAGATGGTAAAGTTGTTATTCTAGCTGATCCAATGCTGGCTACAGGTTCTTCGATGGAATTGGCTTACAAAGCAATGCTAACAAAAGGAACACCTAAACACGTTCACATTGTGGCAGTTATTGGTAGTGAAGATGGTGTTGAGTTTATAAAAAACAAACTACCTAATGAAAATATCACTATCTGGATGGGTGCTGTTGATAAGGGTTTAAATTCGAAATCATATATTGTTCCGGGATGTGGCGATGCAGGTGATCTTGCATTTGGAGCCAAACTGGGGTAA
- a CDS encoding tetratricopeptide repeat-containing sensor histidine kinase, with amino-acid sequence MLCKLKYFFLILLIFPTTAVLGETQVQIQKAEELLKSTEGGKRIGLLKELSRLYIDIDPDKSIDYAKEVVILNSADPAEKSASLYDLGNLYRRVNNFRLALDCHKQALEIRKTINDLKGTASSLNNIGEIYKILYKYDEALIHLNRSLEIREKNGTQKEVAYTLNNIGSVFWLKKDYANSLEFYLKSLEIRSDLGDKSDISSSLNNLGNVYKNLNKPNKALDYYTKALEIREEIGDKTLIAFSLNDIGGIYWRLSNFNESLAYYNRSLEIRKEIGNKIFIAATLKNIGTVYKDLNELDFSLKNYNEALKIYDEINDQKEQANVFSLIGNLYESYNNFDKSLEYHKISLSLHRRIGNNKGIAYSSNSIGEILMKYYQSEEAKDYLLSAFDHANLCKDRSLQKIASENLFEYFSNQGDYKKALEYFREYSSTQYDSIIDQIDKDKISEFEANYQISKNKDEIKTLKAYNRQQSIVIYLFVALIILAGVIGYIANRNIKIRKEATQALTEKNDELEEINSRLKETEVTLKDLNLTKDKIFNIISNDLRTPFIDMKLMSSKLLDSFDQARIKEQKHLSKNIRDLSFQTYNLVENILLWSASQSGKTKFSPRLFNVKELLDHSLTKLSEQLIEKNIKIIFNLDSSSKAYADTAAICEVFKNLLSNAIKFSYREGKITISAREKKYWVELDISDEGVGMSKTNLHKIFRLDNNYLALGTAHEKGAGIGLLLCKEYIEKNGGKIWADSEDGKGSSFYITIPKSDKLMGSVPKIEDQ; translated from the coding sequence ATGCTTTGTAAGCTTAAATATTTTTTTTTAATTCTTCTGATTTTCCCAACAACTGCTGTGTTGGGCGAAACTCAGGTTCAAATTCAGAAGGCCGAAGAGTTATTAAAAAGTACTGAAGGTGGTAAAAGAATTGGTTTACTTAAAGAACTATCGCGTTTATATATTGATATAGATCCTGACAAAAGTATCGACTACGCAAAAGAAGTTGTCATTCTCAACTCCGCAGATCCTGCTGAAAAATCAGCTTCATTATACGATCTGGGAAATTTATATCGTCGGGTTAACAATTTTAGACTGGCGCTCGATTGCCACAAACAGGCTCTGGAAATCCGAAAAACGATTAATGACCTGAAAGGAACTGCCAGTTCGTTGAATAACATTGGAGAAATATATAAAATACTCTATAAATACGACGAAGCCCTGATTCATCTTAACCGGTCGCTTGAAATAAGAGAGAAAAATGGAACTCAAAAAGAAGTTGCTTACACTTTAAATAATATCGGAAGTGTTTTTTGGCTAAAAAAGGATTACGCCAACTCCTTAGAATTTTATCTTAAATCTCTGGAAATAAGATCTGATTTAGGCGACAAATCGGACATCTCATCCTCTCTCAACAATCTCGGGAATGTGTATAAGAATCTTAATAAACCAAACAAAGCACTCGATTATTACACCAAAGCTCTTGAAATTAGAGAAGAAATAGGCGACAAAACCCTTATTGCATTTTCGCTAAATGATATTGGAGGAATATATTGGAGATTAAGCAATTTCAATGAATCTTTGGCCTACTACAACAGATCTCTTGAAATAAGAAAAGAAATAGGAAATAAAATATTTATTGCCGCTACTCTCAAAAATATAGGAACGGTATACAAGGATCTAAATGAACTGGATTTTTCTTTAAAGAACTACAATGAAGCCTTAAAAATTTACGATGAGATTAATGATCAAAAGGAACAGGCAAATGTCTTTTCGTTAATTGGGAATCTATACGAAAGCTATAATAATTTCGACAAGAGTCTGGAATATCATAAAATATCACTTAGTCTTCACCGCAGAATAGGAAATAACAAAGGAATAGCATATTCCTCGAACAGCATTGGAGAAATATTAATGAAATATTACCAAAGCGAGGAGGCCAAAGACTATTTGCTTTCAGCATTTGATCATGCTAATCTGTGCAAAGACAGAAGCCTGCAAAAAATTGCATCAGAGAATTTGTTCGAGTATTTCTCGAACCAAGGAGATTATAAGAAAGCATTGGAATACTTCCGTGAATACTCGAGTACCCAATACGACAGTATTATAGATCAGATTGATAAAGATAAAATATCTGAATTTGAGGCTAATTATCAGATTTCTAAAAACAAAGATGAAATCAAGACCTTGAAAGCATACAATCGTCAGCAAAGCATAGTAATTTATCTTTTTGTAGCTTTAATAATTCTTGCAGGAGTAATAGGTTATATCGCAAACAGGAACATCAAAATAAGAAAGGAAGCTACGCAAGCTTTAACAGAAAAGAATGATGAACTGGAAGAAATTAACTCCAGATTAAAAGAGACTGAAGTAACACTTAAGGATTTGAATCTTACGAAGGATAAAATATTCAACATTATTTCGAACGATTTACGAACCCCTTTTATTGATATGAAGCTTATGAGCTCAAAACTTCTTGATAGTTTTGATCAGGCTAGAATTAAAGAACAAAAGCATTTATCGAAAAACATCAGAGACTTGTCTTTTCAGACTTACAATCTTGTTGAAAACATTTTGTTATGGTCTGCCTCGCAGTCCGGCAAAACAAAATTTTCACCGCGTCTTTTTAATGTGAAAGAACTTTTAGATCACAGTTTAACAAAGCTTTCGGAACAACTTATTGAAAAAAATATTAAGATAATTTTTAATTTAGACAGCTCTTCCAAGGCATATGCAGACACAGCAGCTATCTGCGAAGTGTTTAAAAATCTACTCTCCAATGCAATAAAATTCTCCTATCGTGAAGGAAAAATTACCATTTCGGCCCGGGAAAAAAAGTATTGGGTAGAATTAGATATTTCTGATGAAGGAGTGGGAATGAGTAAAACAAATCTCCACAAAATATTCCGTTTGGATAATAATTACCTTGCATTAGGAACCGCTCATGAAAAAGGTGCTGGAATTGGTTTATTGCTTTGTAAAGAATACATTGAGAAAAATGGGGGGAAAATATGGGCCGATAGTGAAGACGGAAAAGGAAGTAGTTTCTACATCACCATTCCTAAGTCAGATAAATTGATGGGCTCAGTTCCTAAAATAGAAGATCAATAA
- the murC gene encoding Mur ligase family protein, translating into MRVHFIAIGGSAMHNLAIALHLKGFTVSGSDDEIFNPSKSRLEKHNILPKEWGWFPEKINTDLDAIILGMHARIDNPELLKAQELGLKIFSYPEYIYEQTKDKTRIVIGGSHGKTTTTSMVMHVLKENDIDFDYMVGAQIEGFETMVKLTKEAKIAIFEGDEYLSSPIDRRPKFHLYHPHIALITGVAWDHINVFPTFENYVEQFETFTNLIQPNGSLIYFEEDEHIQKILTKRRDDVNYIPYNTHPFRLENNQTILTTDDNEFALEIFGEHNLQNLMGAYHICKSIGIKDLDFYQSIQNFSGAARRLQKLAESDNCSVFQDFAHSPSKLKATTEAVKKQYQNRKLIACMELHTFSSLKKEFLPHYKNTMSMADQAFVYFDPKTIEHKKLEPITSKQVEEAFGGTNLKVYINSDQLISDLLSIDFKNTNVLLMSSGNFTGVNLPQLAEKIIVNTK; encoded by the coding sequence ATGAGAGTACATTTTATAGCAATTGGCGGCAGCGCCATGCACAATCTTGCAATAGCATTGCATTTAAAAGGTTTTACTGTTTCAGGTTCTGATGATGAAATTTTTAACCCCTCAAAATCACGTTTGGAAAAACACAATATACTGCCAAAAGAATGGGGCTGGTTTCCTGAAAAAATAAATACTGATCTCGACGCTATTATTCTTGGAATGCACGCCCGTATTGATAATCCGGAACTTTTAAAAGCTCAGGAATTAGGCTTAAAAATCTTCTCTTATCCTGAATACATTTACGAACAAACAAAAGACAAAACCAGAATTGTAATTGGTGGCAGCCATGGAAAAACAACTACAACATCAATGGTTATGCATGTTCTTAAAGAAAATGATATTGATTTTGATTATATGGTAGGTGCTCAAATTGAAGGCTTCGAAACCATGGTTAAGTTGACCAAAGAAGCTAAAATCGCAATCTTCGAAGGTGATGAGTATTTGTCTTCTCCAATTGACCGAAGACCAAAATTTCATCTGTACCATCCACATATCGCATTAATTACCGGTGTAGCCTGGGATCACATCAATGTTTTTCCAACTTTTGAAAACTATGTTGAGCAGTTCGAGACATTCACAAATCTTATTCAGCCCAATGGGAGTTTAATCTATTTTGAAGAGGACGAGCACATTCAAAAAATTCTCACTAAAAGAAGAGATGATGTAAACTACATTCCATACAATACACATCCATTCAGACTGGAAAATAACCAAACCATTTTAACTACAGATGATAATGAATTTGCTCTTGAAATATTTGGGGAGCATAATTTACAAAACCTTATGGGTGCTTATCATATCTGTAAAAGTATTGGAATAAAAGACCTTGATTTTTACCAATCGATTCAAAATTTTTCCGGAGCCGCCCGTCGCCTGCAAAAGTTGGCTGAAAGCGATAACTGCAGTGTGTTTCAGGATTTTGCTCATTCTCCTTCTAAATTAAAGGCAACAACCGAAGCTGTAAAAAAGCAATATCAGAATAGAAAATTGATTGCCTGTATGGAACTTCATACTTTCAGCAGCCTGAAGAAAGAATTTCTACCTCATTATAAAAATACAATGAGTATGGCTGATCAGGCTTTTGTGTATTTTGATCCGAAAACAATTGAACACAAAAAACTGGAACCAATAACCAGCAAACAGGTAGAAGAAGCGTTTGGAGGAACTAATCTTAAAGTATATATTAATTCAGATCAACTAATCTCAGATTTACTTTCAATAGATTTTAAGAATACAAATGTTTTATTGATGAGTTCGGGAAACTTTACAGGTGTAAACCTCCCTCAACTTGCCGAAAAAATTATAGTAAATACAAAATAA
- a CDS encoding acetyl-CoA hydrolase/transferase C-terminal domain-containing protein has protein sequence MHKEIKIVSFEEAAKVIKSGDRVHLHSVALAPQKFINAMCERGRNGEIYDVSIQHLHTEGPAPYADAEFEGIFNLESLFVGANVRKQTQAGYADYIPVFLSETQQLIREGILKVNVAVVQVSVPDKHGYVSLGTSVDATKAAVETADTVVAVINPNVPRAFGDALMPLSYFDVFCEDNTPLIEHHNAPLSDIDIQIGKNVAGLIPDGACLQMGIGGIPNAVLAQLGNHKNLGVHTEMFADGLLPLVYSGVVNGMNKKLDKGKIVAGFLMGTKELYDFVDDNPGVLMMDVAYTNGVGIIKQNPKVCAINSALSIDITGQVCADSIGTRHYSGVGGQIDFTRGASASEGGVPIIAMPSVTGKGVSKITPTLLQGSGVVTTRNNMRWFVTEHGSVNLFGKTLQQRAKAIISVAHPNFREELDQAAFERFGSHYHFVAKKY, from the coding sequence ATGCACAAAGAGATCAAAATAGTTTCTTTTGAGGAAGCAGCGAAGGTGATTAAATCTGGGGATAGAGTACATTTACATTCCGTGGCTTTAGCTCCGCAGAAGTTTATAAATGCAATGTGTGAAAGAGGTCGTAATGGAGAAATTTACGATGTGTCAATACAGCACCTTCATACAGAAGGTCCAGCTCCTTATGCAGATGCTGAATTTGAAGGTATCTTTAATTTGGAGTCATTGTTTGTTGGTGCCAACGTACGAAAGCAAACACAGGCAGGTTATGCCGATTATATCCCTGTATTTTTGAGCGAAACGCAACAGTTGATTCGTGAAGGAATTTTAAAAGTGAACGTAGCCGTTGTTCAGGTAAGTGTACCGGATAAACATGGATATGTATCATTGGGTACTTCTGTTGATGCTACAAAAGCAGCTGTTGAAACAGCAGATACTGTTGTTGCGGTAATCAATCCTAATGTACCTCGTGCATTTGGCGATGCCTTAATGCCTTTGAGTTATTTTGATGTGTTCTGTGAGGATAATACTCCATTAATCGAGCATCACAATGCACCTTTGTCAGATATCGATATTCAAATTGGTAAAAATGTAGCTGGTTTAATTCCTGATGGAGCTTGTCTTCAAATGGGTATAGGTGGTATTCCAAATGCGGTTTTGGCTCAGTTGGGCAACCATAAGAACCTTGGAGTTCACACCGAAATGTTTGCTGATGGTCTTCTGCCTTTGGTTTATAGCGGTGTTGTTAACGGAATGAATAAGAAATTGGATAAGGGTAAGATTGTTGCTGGTTTCTTGATGGGAACAAAAGAGCTTTATGATTTCGTTGATGATAATCCAGGAGTTTTAATGATGGATGTTGCTTATACCAATGGTGTTGGTATCATCAAGCAAAATCCTAAAGTATGTGCAATTAACTCTGCATTATCTATTGATATTACAGGTCAGGTTTGTGCCGATTCAATTGGAACAAGACATTATTCTGGTGTTGGTGGACAGATTGATTTTACACGTGGTGCTTCTGCTTCGGAAGGTGGTGTTCCAATTATTGCAATGCCTTCTGTTACTGGTAAAGGCGTTTCAAAAATCACTCCAACTCTTTTGCAGGGATCTGGTGTTGTAACAACTCGTAATAACATGAGATGGTTTGTTACTGAGCATGGTTCTGTTAATTTATTCGGAAAAACTTTACAGCAAAGAGCTAAAGCTATTATTTCGGTTGCACATCCTAATTTTAGAGAAGAATTAGATCAGGCAGCATTCGAAAGATTTGGTAGTCATTATCACTTTGTTGCTAAAAAATACTAA
- the radC gene encoding DNA repair protein RadC yields the protein MDEYKKLSIKDWAVEDRPREKLMYKGVKSLSSAELLAIIIGSGNRKQSAVELSKSILSDCNNDLNLLAKKTIHDLVKIPGIGEAKAISIISALELGRRQKAFPSKQKQKITCSQDAFELISPYVEDLGHEEFWVVFLNQANKIVEIKNVSSGGITGTVFDVRLVFKDALLLGATNLILCHNHPSGNLLPSHADKDVTSKASEAGKLMSIAVLDHLIIADNQFFSFADEGLI from the coding sequence ATGGACGAGTACAAAAAGTTAAGCATTAAAGACTGGGCTGTTGAAGATCGCCCCAGAGAAAAATTAATGTACAAAGGCGTTAAAAGTTTATCTTCTGCCGAGCTTCTGGCAATTATCATTGGAAGTGGTAATCGAAAGCAATCTGCAGTCGAATTATCAAAATCTATTCTCTCTGATTGCAACAATGACCTTAATCTGCTTGCAAAAAAAACCATTCATGATTTAGTAAAAATCCCAGGTATTGGGGAAGCGAAAGCTATTAGTATCATTTCAGCATTAGAATTAGGGCGCAGACAAAAAGCTTTTCCCTCCAAACAAAAACAAAAAATAACCTGCAGTCAGGATGCTTTTGAACTCATCTCTCCCTATGTTGAGGATTTAGGCCATGAGGAGTTTTGGGTCGTTTTTCTTAATCAAGCAAATAAAATTGTCGAAATTAAAAATGTTTCATCAGGAGGTATCACCGGAACCGTTTTTGATGTAAGATTAGTATTTAAAGATGCCCTTCTTTTAGGTGCAACCAACTTAATTCTTTGCCACAATCATCCGTCAGGCAACCTTCTACCTTCCCATGCAGACAAAGATGTAACCTCAAAAGCCAGTGAAGCAGGTAAACTAATGAGTATTGCGGTATTGGATCACTTAATAATTGCAGACAATCAATTCTTTAGCTTTGCAGATGAAGGTCTAATTTAG
- the sppA gene encoding signal peptide peptidase SppA, producing MKSFFKFTFASILGVILGGFILLFLGIMIITAIASSSDKPVDIKDKSILEIKLNKQLVDRGSDNPMSNFNLFTLSADANIGLSTVLENIEKAKTDEKIKGIYLNVTDIPANFGGMASIEEIREKLKEFKTTGKFIVSYSNFGHSQKAYYLTSIADSVFLNPEAGLFLLGMGGERTFYRKFLEKIGVEAQVIRVGKYKSATEQYFRDDMSDESREQTMAYVGAMWNQLLEGISQERNITVEKLNQLIDEVAIRKAADAEKYGLIDGVIYEDEMEAKLRKLSDIKEGKKLRLVSTSDYANAPDANYKFSKNKIAVIYASGAIGLEQNESSIGPGLAKTIREARLDSTIKAIVLRVNSPGGYANVSDFIWREVKLASDAKPVIASMGNVAASGGYYIACPADTIVADKNTITGSIGIYGLFFSGEELIREKFGLTTDSYGTNEHAAFGGSYPLMLPISSRKFTPTEKEIVQNIINNGYDTFLSRVAAGRHMTVEQVHEVAQGRVWNAMDAQKNGLVDVLGGLETAIQIAKEKAGVKDYRIVSLPKLKDPFEAIIEELTGKAKIKILKNELGSFYNTYEKTQDLIQFGGIQARIPYEIDLH from the coding sequence ATGAAAAGTTTTTTCAAATTTACTTTCGCCTCAATTCTTGGAGTTATTCTTGGAGGTTTTATATTACTATTCCTCGGAATAATGATCATTACTGCAATTGCATCAAGTAGTGATAAACCTGTCGACATCAAAGACAAAAGTATTCTCGAAATAAAATTAAATAAACAATTAGTAGATCGAGGTTCAGATAATCCGATGTCTAACTTCAATTTATTCACCCTAAGTGCTGATGCCAACATTGGACTAAGTACCGTTCTTGAGAATATTGAAAAAGCAAAAACAGATGAGAAAATAAAAGGAATTTACCTTAATGTAACTGATATACCTGCCAATTTTGGAGGCATGGCATCTATCGAAGAAATTAGAGAGAAACTGAAAGAATTTAAAACAACAGGAAAGTTTATAGTTAGCTACAGTAATTTTGGTCATTCCCAAAAAGCATATTATCTAACTTCTATTGCTGATAGTGTATTCCTAAACCCTGAAGCTGGTTTATTTCTGCTAGGTATGGGTGGTGAAAGAACCTTTTACAGAAAATTTCTCGAAAAAATTGGTGTTGAAGCTCAAGTAATTAGAGTTGGGAAATACAAATCGGCAACCGAACAATATTTCCGTGATGATATGAGTGATGAAAGCCGTGAACAAACCATGGCTTACGTTGGAGCTATGTGGAATCAACTCCTGGAAGGAATATCACAAGAGAGAAATATTACCGTTGAAAAACTAAATCAACTAATTGATGAAGTAGCCATTCGGAAAGCGGCCGATGCGGAAAAATATGGCCTTATCGACGGGGTTATTTATGAAGATGAGATGGAGGCTAAACTGAGAAAACTATCCGATATTAAAGAAGGTAAAAAACTAAGATTAGTTAGTACTTCAGATTATGCAAACGCACCAGATGCAAATTATAAATTTTCAAAAAATAAAATCGCTGTTATTTATGCCAGTGGTGCAATAGGCTTAGAACAAAACGAAAGTTCAATCGGACCCGGATTGGCTAAAACCATTCGGGAGGCTCGTCTTGATTCTACAATTAAAGCAATTGTATTAAGAGTTAACTCTCCGGGAGGATATGCAAATGTATCAGATTTTATATGGAGAGAAGTTAAATTAGCTTCGGATGCAAAACCTGTAATTGCCTCAATGGGAAATGTTGCTGCTTCTGGCGGATATTACATTGCATGTCCTGCAGACACAATCGTTGCTGATAAAAATACAATTACCGGTTCGATTGGAATTTATGGTTTGTTCTTTTCGGGAGAAGAGTTAATAAGAGAGAAATTTGGCTTGACAACTGATTCGTACGGAACCAATGAACATGCTGCTTTTGGTGGTAGCTATCCGCTGATGCTTCCTATTTCATCCAGAAAATTTACTCCGACAGAGAAAGAAATTGTTCAGAATATCATTAATAACGGTTACGATACATTCTTAAGTAGAGTTGCCGCAGGACGACACATGACTGTTGAACAGGTTCATGAAGTTGCTCAAGGCAGAGTTTGGAATGCAATGGATGCACAGAAAAATGGTTTGGTTGATGTTTTGGGAGGATTGGAAACAGCTATTCAAATAGCCAAAGAAAAAGCTGGAGTTAAAGATTACCGAATTGTTTCTCTTCCAAAATTAAAAGATCCTTTTGAAGCAATTATAGAAGAATTAACCGGTAAAGCAAAAATCAAAATTCTTAAAAACGAATTGGGAAGCTTTTACAACACCTATGAAAAAACTCAAGACCTAATTCAGTTTGGAGGAATTCAAGCTCGTATCCCCTATGAAATCGATCTACACTAA
- the rpsT gene encoding 30S ribosomal protein S20 yields MANHQSAIKRIRQSEAKRVHNKFYAKTTRNAVRKLRATTDKEAANELLPTVTAMLDKLAKINVIHKNKAANLKSKLALHVNKL; encoded by the coding sequence ATGGCAAATCATCAATCTGCAATTAAAAGAATAAGACAGTCTGAAGCAAAACGCGTACACAACAAATTTTACGCTAAGACTACTAGAAATGCTGTAAGAAAGTTACGTGCTACTACTGATAAAGAAGCTGCTAACGAATTATTGCCAACGGTTACTGCAATGTTAGATAAACTTGCAAAAATCAACGTAATTCATAAAAACAAAGCGGCTAACTTAAAATCTAAATTAGCTTTACACGTTAACAAACTGTAA
- the folK gene encoding 2-amino-4-hydroxy-6-hydroxymethyldihydropteridine diphosphokinase: protein MARVYFLLGGNLDDRERILSEAILKMKSEIGELVNCSSIYETEPWGFDHDLNFLNQVVVFDTRLLAEKVLDATQQIEKDLGRVRKKDQYSERTIDIDILFYEDQIISTDRLVVPHPRLQERLFALVPMVDVAPELIHPVEMKSIRELLVECPDEMEVKKFKH from the coding sequence ATGGCAAGAGTATATTTTTTATTGGGTGGCAATCTAGATGATAGAGAAAGAATCCTTTCTGAAGCAATTTTGAAGATGAAATCGGAAATAGGGGAGTTGGTGAATTGTTCTTCTATTTACGAAACAGAACCATGGGGTTTTGATCACGATTTGAATTTTTTGAATCAGGTTGTAGTGTTTGACACCAGGCTTTTGGCAGAAAAAGTATTGGATGCAACTCAGCAAATTGAGAAAGATTTGGGACGGGTTCGTAAGAAAGATCAGTACAGTGAAAGAACAATCGATATTGACATTCTTTTTTACGAGGATCAGATTATTTCTACTGACCGTTTGGTTGTTCCGCATCCCAGGCTTCAGGAACGATTATTTGCTCTGGTTCCAATGGTTGATGTTGCACCCGAATTAATTCATCCGGTTGAAATGAAAAGCATAAGGGAATTGCTTGTTGAATGTCCTGATGAAATGGAAGTGAAAAAATTCAAGCACTAA